TGAATTTCATCTCCGTTATAAAGTTGGACACGAGAGATTTTCTCATCCATCTTCTTGTGAACAAAAATATTCTCCaaatgaattattaaattttgtaagagagtataatattttttcttgaaccGAAAATATATGACAATATAGATATAAAGAATGTATATATACTCTATCTTTTATGGATTTCACTTGTCGAATTAcgttaaatatattattattattgtgtaaAAGGATATGATGTTTTTTGTTGTATCGatcaatgaaatataaaaagataatctTTTATCGAATcacaaaatagaaataaaactatctatatatacttttatcttctttaaagttttattcttgaaattacgcgaaatatattatattattgatttggaGAATATGCCATATAATTATTTGATGGAAATATAACCACATGCCCCCTAATAATGAGTGCACCAAACATGAGAACATGGATATAAATGGGAGAATATGaaatgaatttatgaaattaattttttttttaaatttagataattgaaaaaacaatttatgatgcttttttaaaaaaaaaaaaaaaaaaattttcatgGCCAACTATTTTGTATGGTGATTCTTTGTACAAGGAGACAATTTTGTATTGTCAGGTGTGTTAGGTGTGTTATGAATAAGAATTAATTATAGTGAACACAAGaggtctttttctttttttaaaaaaatatatttaaattttttatttctgaaaTTCCTTAGCTCGACTAATAAGGATGATTTTgcgtaaaatataatttattgaatatataaaaaactTCTTATcgataaaatgaatatttagattttttattttgaaattctgTAGCACGATTAATAAGGATGATTTTCACGTAAATTATagtttatgaaatatataaaaaagcTTCTTATTGATTGATTGTAATTGTGAAGTTTTGTGTCTAAGAATTCTAGCCAAGGTTATGTGTTGCggaattttttttgtacatGACATTCGTAATTATTCTATCGTACTCAATTTTTTAATCGTGATACTGGAGAatacaattatattaaatatggctcgtatcaattaaaataagattTGTTGGATAGTTAGTACTAATAATcaactaaatttataatattggtAAATCGtttttaattaacatatttgTTATGTAAGATGAGATTTGGATGGTCTCAATTACACAATAAAAAGAGAATCTCGTTTTATATTTTGTGAAGACGAAAATTATGTCTTTCCTTTAAATACTATTTGTATGTTTCTTAACcgataaataaaatcataaattcaattttagatattttttaacAAGTACATACTAATGTATGCCTCGTTTATTAATATCTTTGTAACTTCTGTGATATTAGTAATGTAAAAAGACATATCGTCAAAttatttaagaataaatataCGTAAAAGTAGTACTAAATAATTTTCAGAATTGTTTTATCTTTTCATACTTCTATTAgtgaaaaggggtaaaaatatattatttcttaatttacaAACGAAGGATAAATGTCAACTTTTTAAACaaaggcataatatatatatatatatatatatatgggaaaCTTAAagtgaaaagttgaattactattttaaacaaaggcataatatatatatatatatatatatatatatatatatatatatatatatatatatatatatatatatatatatatatatatgggaaacttaaagtgaaaaattgaattactattttaccTTCTACTAATCTTCTTATTCTCATTTCAAAATCTTGACCAATCAAATTTCTcacacaattttaaaaaaataaaaatgagtaattattcCTTAAAGACAAGAAATTAAATGAGATTCATGGAtcttttaaagtcaaatttcatctctatcttttttatatttatttaaatagtaTTTGACCTTTGATTTTTTCATGTGTCTTTTCATGTTTCCGTAATTTTattctataaatttaactttttcaataaaaacttttatttactATCCCTACAATTTTTGTGTATAGGAACTCTATTTCACTcattaaattttctttcttttatcttcaaatagtaaattcttttttttttcttcattcatattttaatatataaaatttctcttttattgtTGGTCGTACATAGTTTATTCTTCTCAATgatatttattatgaaaaatcttttttcattcattaattacTTTATAGAGTGTATTATAGGGTGagtttttctaattatttgatGTGCCTTCTTTGGTTAGATTTTTTCTCCAAAAAGAGTATATTTCACGTAaatctattttaatataatcGATTTAGCTATCTGTATTATTGCAAAATTAGCAGCATATTCACCTCTTTTAGTATAATatctatttatgaaaaatttctgTTGCAATAAAACTCAAATTCAGATATAAATTGATCTGTGCATGCATTTGTATATTTAAACTTTGAAATGTAAACATAGACTATATTAAGAGCACAATAGTTCATAAGTAACTATGTATTCGtatagtttaaaataatataaaatacacaTAAGTTATACGTGTTcaaaaactaatatatatatatatatatatatttattcgtAGGACTCACGTGCAAAACATGTCGAGAACTAGTTTGGATATATAATACACCAAATTGCTGTAGGACTAAAACCCTCGGCTTGTTTCTCACAGAGTCTCTGCTACTGTGGGGTTTTGATGGAGAATTCAgctatgaagaagatgaagaagcaAGTGCTTCTCTATTACTGTGTTGAGATGGAAGATGTTGCTCGCAAAATCGCTTCGGAATCCGATTCTATTACCCTCCATTCTATTAACtggaggtttttttttttttttaatcctcTTTGCATCTCTTGTTATTGTATTTGTATCATCTGCTTGGTATATACGCAAATTTGTGGTCTTTACTTGAATTTCATGTAGAAAAAATAAGTGGGTCGAATTCGAAATCGAATAAAGGTACCTCCTTTACTTGTTAGGATTTGGGGGTGATTCGGATTGTGTATTGGGGATGGGTGATGTTTCATGTTTAAAGGGTTAAAATGGGGGAATTATGATTTGGGTCGAATTCAAAATGAGTTAATAGAGGCGGAGCTAGGATTTTGAGTTTTGGAAATTGCAGATTGGTAAGGTTCtcgattaattatttttacaaattaagTGGATTTTTCAAATGCAAATACATGGTTTGAGGTGAAGTTGTTGGGTTCTGTTGAACGGTAGGTGAAGCTGTAGCACCACTCCTGCCAAAATAGAATCAAGGTTCCTCCTTTTTATTGTAGAAAGCTTTTCTTTTGGTGAGGGGGTAAGGGTGGGGGGGTTAAAGTTCTATATTGTGGTTGACAATGTTGTaattacaacaataacatactCATTATAGTTCCACTATGGGGAGAGTGGGTTGTACACAGCCATTATCGCTACCTTTGAAGCTTCCTTCATTTGTTGGTGTTGTGAATAGTCTTATGACTAAGGTAAAGCAGACGCATAGACTTTATTTTCTAGTAGGGTGTGAAACAGATGCTTGGTACTAAAGTTCAATTGAGGAAAGACTACAATTAGCCAGTTATTATACTTTAATCTGGGATTAGTTTCTTCAGTTTAGTGGTAAAAAAGGTGATTGTTTTCAACAATAGCCAGGGTAAACAAGAAGGCTTATAAGTTATAACATCATTTTTGCATTGGTTACACAAAGTTCGATTATTAAGTTCCTGCATATTATGTAATTGGCCAAATAATCAGGCTTTCAATTGACAATTTGAATGCTAATAGCTTTGACATGATGCTATTATTGTACCGTTGTTAGCATTGAATCTTACATGCGGCAAATGCTTATCAATATGTGGATTCATGTACCAGGAGTTTTGCTGATGGTTTCCCAAATCTCTTTATAAACAATGCACATGATATCCGCGGGCAGCATGTTGCTTTTCTAGCATCTTTCAGCTCACCTGCAGTCATCTTTGAACAGCTTTCTGTGATATTCGCACTTCCAAGGCTGTTTGTCGCCTCATTTACGCTTGTGTTACCTTTCTTCCCAACTGGTACCTTTGAGAGGATGGAGGAAGAAGGAGATGTGGCCACTGCATTTACCATGGCcagaataatatcaaatattcCAATATCAAGGGGTGGTCCAACCAGCTTAGTTATCTATGACATACATGCATTGCAGGTTGATTTAGTTGTACATTTTGTATTCACGTTGCGCTCTTATTTGATGTGATTGTCGCTTTGGCTATTTGTATCCTAGATTCTTTAGTTTGATTGGTAATTGGAGTTTGCGATCTTTTGGAAGCAtgacttctttttctttcacatAATCATGTTAGATATCCTATTTTAGCTTTTAGGCTATGCTCTTTTTGTGTGTGTTCCCAGAGAAGTCCATAGTTATACTGCAAATTTCATCTTTCTAATGGTGAAATACTTCTCTCTGTTCTGTAGGAGAGGTTCTATTTTGGAGATAATGTGCTGCCTCTGTTTGAGACTGGAATTCCACTGCTGAAGCAACGTCTTCAGCAACTTCCTAACTCTGAAAAGGTGGGCTGGAGTCCTACTGGGCTTTTTTGTATgtgttttttcaataaattatctTGATTGTAGTGACATTctaatgtcattttattttccaGATAGTTATAGCCTTTCCTGATGATGGAGCTTGGAAGAGGTTTCACAAGCAACTAGTTCATTATCCCACTGttagttaaaaattataattttctacTTTGGTTTCTGCCTGTTACCCAATCTTGAACTTTTGTGTAATCAGCAGATTATGTCATTTAGGTTATCTGCACTAAAGTGCGTGAAGGTGATAAGAGAATCGTCAGGCTAAAAGAGGGTAATCCTGCTGGCTGTCATGTGGTCATTGTTGACGATTTGGTCCAGTCTGGAGGTACCCTAATTGAATGCCAGGTACTACTGCCTCTTTAGATCTGATAAGGGTTTGTAATATATTTGTCAAGTGTACTTAAATATGTCTACTCCCCAGATGTGACAgtaatttgaaactttttaacACCTCTTGGTCCAGCTGGTCTCATGGAACTCTGGTTTTACCGTGTTCTTTACTCTTATTTATGTACTAGTTCTCGAACACGTACGTTGCACGTGTATCCCATGTTATTTAATACCAAAACATTtcaaatgatataattattttagaataattGATGCATTATACAATGTTTAAAGGGTAAAAATGATGTTTCTGGTAAAACATTCAACTAAGGTTGCAACTTGCAAAGATCAATAGAATCTGAAGAATTTCTGATTGtattgataaaaactttttcttttaatcatgtgggatacactatattattggttaaaaaaaaagattactaCTTCAATTATATGATTTGTCAAGATTGCCAAATATCTAACACTATATTAccatacaaaatgaaaaaaaaaatgaccaaTCAATAAAAGATTACATAAGAACTATAAGATGTGAAAATATAAAGTGTAATGGACGAATATTTTCTATTCAATTTATAACGAGAGAAATTGTGtatatgaaaggttgtgaatgAATGTATTTAATTGTAGAAGCTAAAAAGTTTAGCAATTAAAGTCATTAAgaagtgaaaaataataaattgtgaCATCTAACCATGTATTCTCttcaattaaatattgatattgtatGAATCTCTCCATATGCTCTAACCTCTCTCTTCATATGCTCTAatgtttaagtttttttaatctaaaacgGTAATTGTTTTAAGTGCTCAAAATTcagcaattaaaaaaaaaattgttaatgcAACTCAATCATAATGGCAAAAGGAATACTCATAAATGCACTTCAAATTATTACAGTAACATTTTAGTGGTATGTAAAAAGTTTTCTGTTATGGAActtaaattactatttaataataataataataatcaataataataatataatggtATTATTGTAGTAACTCAACTATATAGGGTTATTTTGGtatttcaactttcaatttttttgttcccacttataataatggcataatacatatattgaaccctaaacttggcttcaaattttaactttgatctctaactttcataatgcacaaacaaacaatttaactattcaacttttaaacaaataaacacatgagtcctacatggaaAAATACACGTAAGACACCACAtaagacaaaaaatgacatgtaggatgacatgtaggacgtgtgtgtctatttgttcaattttatacaagtttaagtgtctacttgtgcaaacTCAAAATTGAAGGGCATATATGTTAttcgaagccaagttaaagggtatatttatgtattatgcctataataatatatgatttttagttttaatgggGGTGTAAGACGGATCTGTCTTTGGTTGGTCGAGTAATTGTTCTGATTGCTCTGTGTCATTATTTACCTTCTTGCCTTCAGCAGTGAGGAGATTTCGGGGGTTTATACCTTCTAACTGGATGAGGCAAAAACTTAAGCATCCCAACAATCCATGTCAAATTggattattgaattaaaaaaacgagaaaagaagggaaaaggaGGTAGGAAGTTAGAGAATGCACAGTAAGAGTCGATTCACTTTAAAACTAGCAACATTCTTAAGTCACAGAAATCTACTTTTAAGGTCCACACCTCCACCTTTTAATGCACTGTTGTCTAAAGGCGCGGTGCTACTCAACTTTGATGAGTTCGTTCATATGACAAGTTGCTAATACTGTACTAATTTGATGCTATGGTTAACCCCAGAAAGTTTTGGCCTCTCATGGTGCATCAAAAGTTAGTGCTTATGTAACCCATGGAATTTTCCCAAATCGGTCATGGGAGCGTTTTCTTCACAAGAATGATGGTAAGTAACTCTCTGAAACTACATCCACCTTCCTTTCAGTTTCAGCATCTCCTTATCATCCGAGTTTCTGACATCGCCCATGTTTTTCTTGTGTAGGCTCTGAGAAAGCATTCACTTACTTTTGGACGACAGATTCATGTCCTCATACTGTGAAAGCCGTCGCCAATAAGGCTCCATTTGAAGTTATTAGTTTGGCAGGATCAATAGCTGATGCTCTTCAAATCTAAGAACATTAGATAGGATCAGTTATAGTGAAACGAGTGTTGAAAATTTGTTCACTGGCATGATTTGCTGTTGTAACGGAAACTTGTCTTGTTGCTCAACTCTGTGACAGTCATTGTGAGCTCTATTTAACGGAACTCTTATCAAATTACACGTCCGTTCTCTATAACAATATTTCACGTGTCCTATAACAACCAAGTTATCTATTTCTAGAGGCTGTTTTTTCATGTTATGTTATATAATATGTTCACTAGAGTACCATTTTGCTATTTTAATCGAAAAATTGGTTCAGATAAACAATATTGTTATCTGGATGTACCTAATCTTGACATTTAAACCCAAACAGTGAATAAAGTCATATTGTTGTTGCAACATAAAGACCACCACTAACCCTTAAAAGGTTCTTTCTCTGGTGAACCATCGACTATGCCTCAATACCAAACAAGTCAAAGATCGATAATACACATCTTATATCCTTGCTCCATAATTAACCATCTTAAAAATGTCCGTCAACCACGATAACATATAACACAGATTTCCATAGACAACAAAAGCTCCAGTTTAACCACAAATGTGATGAATACAACAGTAAGCCAGTCATTACATGATTCAAGAAAAAATGTAGGGTCTGTCAATCTccatcctatacacttatgaaACAGCCCCACAagtataacataaaaaattatgcattaGTCAAGAGAATCTCATCACAACAAGAAGCATAACAGCCAAACTGTGGCAAAAGCATATCAGCAGCAGAGAGAGACTTCACAAGTTGGCTGAATGCTTAAAACCTTATTTTACTTTCCCCCACTGTTAAATAGATCAATTGTCATCATTCTACATATAAACAAAATGCTCGCGGCCTCTGTAACAATTCGTCCTACATGCTCTAGAGTGTCCTCCATCCAAAAAGCAGACACAACTAGCTCACATAAGTAACTATATGCAGTTTCCTGGTTTCATTGACAAATTATGTACTTGAATTTCTATTCACAGTTAGAACACCCATTGCCACGGTTGAGGGTCAGCTGCTTCCAGTGAATAGCTCTGGTCTCCCATCTATATCGCTTGTTGGGCTATCAAGAGAATCTCCTGAATATGACCCATCAGGCCGACGGATACAAATATTCAGATTGCTGGATGGCAACGTTTCctggaaaaaaacaaaaaagcaaTCAGTTTATAAGCATATGAACACCATGTTATTTCTGCTAGCGGACAACAGTTATGGAGGATAGACTTGTTTTTCAGACAATCTAGATGTTTCCGTAAGCCCAACAAGGCTAATTCACCACAAGGGAGTTATTCAGTTACACTCTACTCTATGACTAATTGTACCTCATCAGCTGCCTCTTGGCCCTCTGACTGGAAAAGAATTGGTCGGCATCTTTtgtcttcattcatcaagcttGAGTTTTGGAAGTGAGTAACCAGAGCTACCTTTCCCTGGATACGTGCGTAAGCCAATGATGCAACTTTTTCACTGTTAAACTTTTCCCACTTCTTTCCATTGAATGCCTGCACAAGTTTCTAAGATTATAGCCATTCTAGAATATACAGAACATCCAGATTAGTTATGGAGACAAACATATACATGCAAAATTTTCCTGAAAGAGAGAAATACACCACATTCAATGGCTGCAAAATCTTCACCAAATAAATACTCCCTATGTCCCAATTTATGCATCATATTCTCCTTTTTTAGCCTGTTTCAAAAGAATGCCAAACTTCcttatttaaaaacaattttactTTAAACTTCTCATTTACACTTAGATGAGTTTGAGTCTCAGAGATGTCTATGGCCTATTTTACACCACAagtcttcctttttttcttatacTCCGCGTCTAGTCAAACACTGCAACATAAACTGGGATGGAGGGACCATGTGGTTATTACAAGTTTATGCTTGCTACACGCCAGAAAAAAACCACCAAAAGGAATTGGGAAAGAACTCAACCTCGTAAAAGGAGACGATATGTGCAGGAGACACCATGTTAATGAAGGCATAACCAACATTACATTTATTCTGAAACAGAAAAACAGTGAAACAATTAGTTCTACCTTCAACGTAAACAAGGCACTCAAAGTTTAGAGATTAGAGGAGAGTTCTGTATAAACTTgtcaaaaaatatcaacaaatgaAAAAAGTACACTACCTTGAAATCAATTGGCAAATAGATAAAATCGTATGTACTCTTATGAGACTCATCAATTGCTGCAAGTAGCATCTTTGAAGTGTATcttaaatgaagaagaaaaacacaaaGTATTAAGCGTTAAAATCTTACCAAAACGCACATGATTTACAATTTCgatagttcttttttttttttaaatagtaatgTTGAACAATTTTGAGAGTTCTTACTTGTTCGGGATGTTCTTAATCATCAAGGTGGTCCTTGTATCTCCTCCACTCATGATCTTCTCCAAATCAAGCTGATACTGTTTCTTGTTGTCAATCTGATTACCACCACTTTCAATTTTTCGATTTCGACCACGTTCAATCAGCCCTTCACCATTAACTGTTCCTGCTCCTCCATATGAGCCATTTCCAAAAAATATAGGTCCATTCCTTGTCAATGGCATCATTCTAGAGCTAGGAGAACCACTTTCAGTAAAGTTCCCAGTAAGAGCACCACCCATGTTCATTGCTCCAAGGCTACCTATATTCATCACCTGATTTGCGTTATGACTAGAACCTCCACTGCCAAATGCATGTGGGTTCATATATGATGTTTGAGGAGATTCTGGGAAAAAACCAAAATGCCTATCCAAAGGATTTCCAGATGGAGCAGACCCCACGTGATGTGATCCAAGGAAAGAGCTTTGCCTACGGGAATGGAGATAGCCCTGTCCTTGTCCATTTGATGCGAATGGACGTGCCATTGATGAAGCTGGCCAGATAGGAGAGTCGGATCGCTCTGAGTGAATAGGGGGACTACCCCAAAGAAACTGTGGACCAGAAAGCGTTCCAGTACCGGATGCCTTAGAGTTACCAAATGGCACAGATCCTATGCTTAAAGCCGGTTTCTGCTCAGGGACTGAAAAAGAATGCTGATAACCCATTCCTTGAGATGACTTTGGACTAGAAGTTACCTGATTCAAATGGCCAACCCTTGCAGGATCTTTACCAATGGGTGCAATCTTCGGACTTGAGAGGTGTCCAGGAAGAATAGAGGCCAGCCCTGGCATAAGATTACCATTTACAGGGCTGAGATTTCTCAGACCAGGTGATTGACTATAACCTCGCAACGGGTTGGGTTCAACTGGACTGCCGAAGTTTGACCAGCTGCCTGTTAGATATAACACCATTATCATATCATTTTATCAGGTCAGACTCTCCCAGGTTGACATCAGCAGTTATGCTACTAAATCaacaattaaagaaatattaaaaacagCATCAATTACGATAATGGAAATACCTGGAGGAGAGCTGGCTACCGGTGATCCAACTGAGTGCCTAAATGATCGAATTTCATCGTGTTCCAATTCTTGAGTTAGTTGCTGCATCAAACTAGacatgaaaagaaaattaagtttCTTCCTAACTGGTTAACAACTTGCATAATATACCAAAAACAATAAGCCTCTGCAGAAGGAGAGTGATTATAACAGATTTCTTGGGAAAAGGAGAAGGCTGGAGAATACACTAATGCGTCTTTGAGACGTTCTTTATATGTATTTGATTCATACTCATCAGCTGTTTGTAACATTCAAAGCAAATTTTTTGAAAGGTGAGGGGAGTGCTGGAAGAGTCCAAATATCACCCTAGAACAAGGCCTGCAGCCAAATATCTTCACATGGAAATGCAAGCGTGATACAAGTAACAGAGACCTGCCTAAATTACCAATGCTATAAAAAACATAGAATGAGTAAAATCATGGCCAACAGTCTATAGTACATTCaacaagtgaaaataaataaaaattcaccCTTAAGAACTAAACTCAGAGAAGTCACAAGAGAAATTCGAACATCAGATACATTACAAAGTAGAAAAATTATCATAGCACCATAGTAATACATATAACTGATAAGGCATAGTAAAATATGTGGCTGCAACATTGCCATCTGTCATAATTCATCCGTAGAATTATTAGGCTAAAGATGTGAAGGAGGCAGTTAAAAACCCTGTAATACTTGAAACAGAAACGCAAGTATAACATAACCAAGCATATTTGTAACAGAATTGCACTTTTGCAGCTATATTTTGACAGTAAGTCAAGTCCAAAATCCATATTAGTGGAGCAGTGGTGTTCTTTTATTACCGGATCAATGGTGTTGCAGGCTACTAACTGAAGATAATACCCAAAAAGAAAGTAACTCTTATCACCAGTCAACTTTCAGTGATACAATTTGACAGTCAATAGTTACGCTCAAATGGAGTAATGAGGTTGTAGGCTCCTAACAGAGCATTCATCACTGATCAACATGCAAAAAGATCCAAGAAATGCTAGCATGCTAAACACTAAAGGGATTACTTTTCGCttcactttctttcttttgcattaAGTTATCTTCctttttctcatgcatgtcTGTCCATAAGCACTTGTAAATTAGGGCAAAAATGCTAGCTTATAAATTTCATCGCGAAATTACACCGGAAAGTGAAAAgaaatgcaatttttttataGCAGAGCCAGAACGTACTTTCGACGGGCTCCACCAGGTCGGCTGGGTTCAAGTTTTATCCGCTTTCCAGCAATGTCACTACGATTTAATGCTTTAAGAGCTGCATCAGCTGCTCTGACATCGTAGAAT
The sequence above is a segment of the Solanum lycopersicum chromosome 10, SLM_r2.1 genome. Coding sequences within it:
- the LOC101252123 gene encoding ribose-phosphate pyrophosphokinase 4 produces the protein MENSAMKKMKKQVLLYYCVEMEDVARKIASESDSITLHSINWRSFADGFPNLFINNAHDIRGQHVAFLASFSSPAVIFEQLSVIFALPRLFVASFTLVLPFFPTGTFERMEEEGDVATAFTMARIISNIPISRGGPTSLVIYDIHALQERFYFGDNVLPLFETGIPLLKQRLQQLPNSEKIVIAFPDDGAWKRFHKQLVHYPTVICTKVREGDKRIVRLKEGNPAGCHVVIVDDLVQSGGTLIECQKVLASHGASKVSAYVTHGIFPNRSWERFLHKNDGSEKAFTYFWTTDSCPHTVKAVANKAPFEVISLAGSIADALQI
- the LOC101251821 gene encoding protein MEI2-like 2; this translates as MEKPLKKPMSNDSEAASTKAPYKEKNAWAIPLGSTAYHASTDTSLFSSSLPVLPHAKLNFNESEHYGQSIDDSSPSLSKLQLEDKIKDPLEEVESSPVGFLLPGDEDELLAGLMDDFDLSGLPSQLEDLEDDFFGSGGLEMEPEDQNNLLNGFATLSMYDGIPGSSSGHYSVPNGAATVVGEHPYGEHPSRTLFVRNINSNVEDSELKSLFEQFGDIRTLYTACKHRGFVMISYYDIRAARTAMRALQNKPLRRRKLDIHFSIPKENPSEKDINQGTLVVFNLDPSVSNEDLRQIFGVYGEVKEIRETPHKRHHKFIEFYDVRAADAALKALNRSDIAGKRIKLEPSRPGGARRNLMQQLTQELEHDEIRSFRHSVGSPVASSPPGSWSNFGSPVEPNPLRGYSQSPGLRNLSPVNGNLMPGLASILPGHLSSPKIAPIGKDPARVGHLNQVTSSPKSSQGMGYQHSFSVPEQKPALSIGSVPFGNSKASGTGTLSGPQFLWGSPPIHSERSDSPIWPASSMARPFASNGQGQGYLHSRRQSSFLGSHHVGSAPSGNPLDRHFGFFPESPQTSYMNPHAFGSGGSSHNANQVMNIGSLGAMNMGGALTGNFTESGSPSSRMMPLTRNGPIFFGNGSYGGAGTVNGEGLIERGRNRKIESGGNQIDNKKQYQLDLEKIMSGGDTRTTLMIKNIPNKYTSKMLLAAIDESHKSTYDFIYLPIDFKNKCNVGYAFINMVSPAHIVSFYEAFNGKKWEKFNSEKVASLAYARIQGKVALVTHFQNSSLMNEDKRCRPILFQSEGQEAADEETLPSSNLNICIRRPDGSYSGDSLDSPTSDIDGRPELFTGSS